One genomic window of Gallaecimonas sp. GXIMD4217 includes the following:
- a CDS encoding flotillin domain-containing protein has translation MENMTFILTVSGAVVAGLLFIGLIFAKLYHRASKEVAFVRTGMGGEKVVKDGGTLVLPVLQEVIEVNMNTLRLEVRRANEAALITRDRMRVDVTAEFYVRVAPTVEAISVAAQTLGNRTLEVDSLKSLIEGKFVDVLRAVAAEMAMEELHEKRSDFVQRVQNNVRVDLEKNGLELESVSLTGLDQTDPKYFRVDNAFDAEGLTQLTKITESRRKQRNDIERETEVQIQERNLETEQRSLQIKRESEYAHLQQEKEVELRRAEQSTELAKERASKNREAELATIEAERAIEEARIAKEREVEAREIEKRRQLEEAEVVRRRELELAEQEKAIALARKSEEESAARAQASEAEAKSVAAQEKVRTVQETAVAERDKQIEIIEASKAAEMDAVKIRVAAETEKAAAEDRAQALLTEAKAQAEQAEIQAQAEAQAEKTRAEAKAKSYEVEAAGKRALHEADNTLSSEQVEMQLKMALYKYLPDIIRESVKPMENIDGIKIVQMDGFSAPGLVGGEGRKEGSGNVADSVADAALRYRSQAPLVDALLEEIGLKDGITRLDKLNP, from the coding sequence ATGGAAAACATGACCTTTATCCTGACGGTATCCGGCGCCGTGGTCGCCGGCCTGCTGTTCATCGGCCTCATCTTCGCCAAGCTCTATCACCGCGCCTCCAAGGAAGTGGCCTTCGTGCGCACCGGCATGGGCGGCGAAAAGGTGGTCAAGGACGGCGGCACCCTGGTGCTGCCGGTGCTGCAGGAGGTGATCGAAGTCAACATGAACACCCTGCGCCTGGAAGTGCGCCGCGCCAACGAGGCGGCCCTGATCACCCGCGACCGCATGCGGGTGGACGTGACCGCCGAGTTCTACGTGCGGGTGGCCCCGACCGTGGAAGCCATCAGCGTTGCCGCCCAGACCCTGGGTAACAGGACCCTGGAGGTGGACAGCCTCAAGTCGCTGATCGAAGGCAAGTTCGTCGACGTGCTGCGGGCCGTGGCCGCGGAAATGGCCATGGAAGAGCTGCACGAGAAGCGCTCCGACTTCGTGCAGCGGGTGCAGAACAACGTCCGCGTCGACCTGGAAAAGAACGGCCTGGAGCTGGAGTCCGTGTCCCTGACCGGCCTGGACCAGACCGATCCCAAGTATTTCCGGGTCGACAACGCCTTCGACGCCGAGGGTCTGACCCAGCTCACCAAGATCACCGAGTCCCGCCGCAAGCAGCGCAACGACATCGAGCGCGAGACCGAGGTGCAGATCCAGGAGCGCAACCTGGAGACCGAGCAGCGCTCACTGCAAATCAAGCGGGAAAGCGAATACGCCCACCTGCAGCAGGAAAAGGAAGTAGAACTGCGCCGCGCCGAACAGAGCACCGAGCTGGCCAAGGAGCGGGCATCCAAGAACCGCGAGGCGGAGCTGGCCACCATAGAGGCGGAGCGCGCCATCGAGGAAGCCCGTATTGCCAAGGAGCGCGAGGTCGAGGCCCGCGAGATCGAGAAGCGCCGCCAGCTGGAGGAAGCCGAGGTGGTGCGTCGCCGGGAGCTGGAGCTGGCCGAGCAGGAGAAGGCCATCGCCCTGGCCCGCAAATCCGAGGAGGAGTCCGCCGCCCGCGCCCAGGCCTCCGAGGCCGAGGCCAAGTCCGTGGCAGCCCAGGAAAAGGTCCGCACCGTCCAGGAAACCGCCGTCGCCGAGCGTGACAAGCAGATCGAAATCATCGAGGCCAGCAAGGCCGCCGAGATGGATGCGGTGAAGATCCGCGTCGCCGCCGAGACCGAGAAGGCCGCCGCCGAGGACCGCGCCCAGGCGCTGCTGACCGAGGCCAAGGCCCAGGCCGAGCAGGCCGAGATCCAGGCCCAGGCCGAAGCCCAGGCCGAGAAGACCCGCGCCGAGGCCAAGGCCAAGAGCTACGAAGTGGAAGCGGCCGGTAAGCGCGCCCTGCACGAAGCGGACAACACCCTGTCCAGCGAGCAGGTGGAAATGCAGCTGAAGATGGCCCTCTACAAGTACCTGCCGGACATCATCCGCGAATCCGTCAAGCCCATGGAGAACATCGACGGCATCAAGATCGTGCAGATGGACGGCTTCAGCGCCCCCGGCCTGGTCGGTGGCGAGGGCCGCAAGGAAGGCAGCGGCAATGTCGCCGACTCGGTGGCGGACGCGGCCCTGCGTTACCGCAGCCAGGCGCCGCTGGTGGACGCCCTGCTGGAGGAGATCGGCCTCAAGGACGGCATCACCCGCCTCGACAAGCTCAACCCCTGA
- a CDS encoding OB-fold-containig protein, translating into MWDFILANGNLPFTLAFALILAIGLIQVLGLLIGLSAAEALDDGLPDLDLDAPGPVGQAFAWLCFGRLPFLIWLLLWLLTFALLGWTLQWLALGLMGTLLPALWPALAALALSLPLQRRLSLALLRVLPTTESSAVSQDALIGLAGEISQGVASQQRPAEVAVVDAHGHKHYVMARPYDDLTLHPGDKVLLFALEDGIYLISPFPG; encoded by the coding sequence ATGTGGGACTTTATTCTGGCCAACGGCAACCTGCCCTTCACCCTGGCCTTTGCGCTGATCCTGGCCATAGGCCTTATCCAAGTGCTGGGCCTGCTGATCGGCCTCAGCGCCGCCGAGGCCCTGGATGACGGCCTGCCCGACCTCGACCTGGACGCCCCCGGCCCCGTGGGCCAGGCCTTCGCCTGGCTCTGTTTCGGCCGCCTGCCTTTCCTGATCTGGCTGCTGCTGTGGCTGCTGACCTTCGCGCTGCTGGGCTGGACCCTGCAATGGCTGGCCCTGGGCCTCATGGGCACCCTGTTGCCGGCCCTGTGGCCGGCCCTGGCCGCCCTGGCGCTGTCACTGCCGCTGCAGCGGCGCCTGTCCCTGGCCCTGCTGCGGGTGCTGCCCACCACCGAGAGTTCGGCGGTCAGCCAGGACGCCCTGATCGGCCTGGCCGGCGAAATCAGCCAGGGCGTCGCCAGCCAACAGCGCCCCGCCGAGGTGGCGGTGGTGGACGCGCACGGCCATAAACATTACGTCATGGCCAGGCCCTATGATGATCTGACGCTGCACCCGGGGGACAAGGTCCTGCTCTTTGCCCTGGAAGACGGCATTTACCTGATCAGCCCCTTCCCGGGCTAA
- the trmA gene encoding tRNA (uridine(54)-C5)-methyltransferase TrmA: MTPGAVYPEQYDSQLADKVARLKEMFAPFNAPEPEVFRSAPEHYRMRAEFRVWHDGDDLYYIMFDQATKAKIRIDSYPMGSKLINELMPAVLRGVRNNELLRRKLFQVEFLTSQSGEAVVTLLYHKALDEAWQVEARQLRHQLGQIAKVDIMGRAKKQKIVMDRDFVVEKLNVQGQSWTFQQVENSFTQPNAGINEQMLGWALDCTQGAEGDMLELYCGNGNFTLPLSRNFRKVLATEIATSSVASAQYNMRVNQVDNVTVARLSAEEFTQAMQGVREFRRLRGVDLSSFDCHTILVDPPRAGLDPATEQLVNGYDRILYISCNPDTLVHNLQTLCQDHVVKRLALFDQFPYSHHMECGVLLERQ, encoded by the coding sequence ATGACGCCAGGTGCCGTTTACCCCGAGCAATATGACAGCCAATTGGCAGACAAGGTGGCCCGCCTCAAGGAGATGTTCGCGCCCTTCAATGCGCCCGAGCCGGAAGTGTTCCGCTCCGCCCCCGAGCATTACCGCATGCGGGCCGAGTTCCGGGTCTGGCACGACGGCGACGACCTCTACTACATCATGTTCGACCAGGCCACCAAGGCCAAGATCCGCATCGACAGCTACCCCATGGGCAGCAAGCTGATCAACGAACTGATGCCGGCCGTGCTCAGGGGCGTACGCAACAATGAACTGCTCAGGCGCAAGCTGTTCCAGGTGGAGTTCCTCACCAGCCAGAGCGGCGAGGCCGTGGTGACCCTGCTCTACCACAAGGCATTGGACGAAGCCTGGCAGGTGGAGGCCCGCCAGCTGCGCCATCAGCTTGGCCAAATCGCCAAGGTCGACATCATGGGCCGGGCCAAGAAGCAGAAGATCGTCATGGACAGGGACTTCGTGGTCGAGAAGCTGAACGTCCAGGGCCAAAGCTGGACCTTCCAGCAGGTGGAGAACAGCTTCACCCAGCCCAATGCCGGCATCAACGAGCAGATGCTGGGCTGGGCCCTGGACTGCACCCAGGGCGCCGAGGGCGACATGCTGGAGCTGTACTGCGGCAACGGCAACTTCACCCTGCCCCTGTCCCGCAACTTCCGCAAGGTGCTGGCCACGGAGATCGCCACCAGCTCGGTGGCCAGTGCCCAGTACAACATGCGCGTCAACCAGGTGGACAACGTCACCGTGGCCCGCCTGTCCGCCGAGGAGTTCACCCAGGCCATGCAGGGCGTGCGCGAATTCCGCCGCCTGCGCGGCGTTGACCTCAGCAGCTTCGACTGCCACACCATACTGGTGGATCCGCCCCGGGCCGGCCTGGATCCGGCCACCGAGCAGCTGGTCAACGGCTATGACCGCATCCTCTATATCTCCTGCAACCCGGATACCCTGGTGCACAATCTCCAGACCCTGTGTCAGGACCATGTGGTCAAGCGCCTGGCCCTGTTCGACCAGTTCCCCTATAGCCACCACATGGAATGCGGTGTGCTGCTGGAACGCCAGTGA
- the murI gene encoding glutamate racemase: protein MSQLLFFDSGVGGLSVWREVQQLLPGLSSIYCMDDEAFPYGELAEPVLVRRVLGAFEALTARHDIELAVVACNSASTLVLPALREHFDFPIVGVVPAIKPAAGLSRTGHIGLLATPGTVRRPYTRQLIAEFAPHCQVSLIGSSELVTQAERKLRGQGVQMAKLEEVLRPWLDSGPDVVVLGCTHFPLLREEIGQILGSRVQLVDSGTAIANRVRALVGDIEGEGGMAALYHSNKESQGLDALKGRYFPGAALRHLPLAMDQLS, encoded by the coding sequence ATGTCGCAGCTTCTCTTCTTTGATTCCGGTGTCGGTGGCCTGTCCGTCTGGCGGGAGGTCCAGCAGCTGTTGCCGGGCCTGTCCTCCATCTACTGCATGGATGATGAAGCCTTCCCCTATGGCGAACTGGCCGAACCTGTGTTGGTAAGACGGGTGCTGGGCGCCTTCGAGGCCCTGACCGCCCGTCATGACATCGAGCTGGCGGTGGTGGCCTGCAACTCCGCCTCCACCCTGGTGCTGCCGGCGCTGCGCGAGCACTTCGATTTTCCCATCGTCGGCGTGGTGCCGGCCATCAAGCCGGCGGCCGGCCTCTCCCGTACCGGCCATATCGGCCTGCTGGCCACGCCGGGCACGGTACGGCGGCCCTATACCAGGCAGTTGATCGCGGAGTTCGCGCCCCACTGCCAGGTCAGCCTGATCGGCTCCAGCGAGCTGGTGACCCAGGCTGAGCGCAAGCTCAGGGGCCAGGGGGTGCAGATGGCGAAACTGGAGGAAGTCCTCCGCCCCTGGCTGGACAGCGGCCCTGATGTGGTGGTGCTGGGCTGTACCCATTTCCCGCTGCTAAGGGAAGAGATAGGCCAGATCCTGGGCAGCAGGGTGCAGCTGGTGGATTCCGGTACCGCCATCGCCAACAGGGTCAGGGCATTGGTCGGTGATATAGAAGGAGAAGGAGGAATGGCGGCCCTCTATCACAGTAATAAGGAGAGCCAGGGACTGGATGCCCTCAAGGGGCGTTATTTTCCAGGGGCAGCGCTACGCCATCTGCCCCTGGCCATGGATCAGTTGTCCTGA
- a CDS encoding RNA-binding protein has translation MNKQAFLIVLALAVLGYFLPALIEIPAMTSAVWFALGIIIGGSVALLTSAKAPATRSEHIDTVTLYVGNLPYRANEQAVQNLFARYGKVLSVRLMKDKQTGRRRGFGFVEMLKEDAQAAINELNDSQFQDRTLKVREAKERKDQDN, from the coding sequence ATGAATAAACAAGCTTTTCTCATCGTACTTGCCCTGGCCGTACTCGGCTATTTCCTGCCGGCCCTTATTGAGATCCCCGCCATGACCAGCGCCGTCTGGTTTGCCCTGGGCATTATCATCGGCGGTAGCGTGGCGCTACTGACCTCCGCCAAGGCCCCGGCCACCCGCAGCGAACATATCGATACCGTGACCCTTTATGTAGGTAACCTGCCCTATCGTGCCAACGAGCAGGCGGTACAAAACCTCTTTGCCCGTTACGGCAAGGTGCTGTCGGTACGCCTGATGAAGGACAAGCAGACCGGCCGCCGCCGCGGCTTCGGTTTTGTGGAGATGCTCAAGGAAGATGCCCAGGCCGCCATCAATGAACTCAATGACAGCCAGTTCCAGGATCGGACCCTGAAAGTACGGGAAGCAAAGGAAAGGAAGGATCAGGACAACTGA
- a CDS encoding GNAT family N-acetyltransferase: MTPPLFVDALDKAQHPLAKRFYKEAGYKAPVRGHDRVYVLRKGTALLACCRLVPIAESWLLCSLVVVPERRGQGLGGRFLGLLSPLLATETAYTFPFRHLKGWYQECGFVEVAEAPGAIHNKFANYRRQGRDIVMMRFTNEKTPA; this comes from the coding sequence TTGACTCCACCATTGTTCGTTGACGCCTTAGACAAGGCTCAGCATCCCCTGGCCAAGCGCTTCTACAAGGAGGCTGGCTACAAGGCGCCAGTAAGAGGCCACGACAGGGTCTACGTGCTGCGAAAGGGTACCGCCCTGTTGGCCTGTTGCCGATTGGTACCCATTGCCGAGAGCTGGTTGCTGTGCAGCCTGGTGGTGGTGCCTGAACGCCGGGGCCAAGGCCTGGGCGGCCGGTTCCTAGGCCTACTGAGTCCCCTGCTGGCCACGGAAACTGCCTATACCTTTCCCTTTCGTCACCTGAAGGGCTGGTACCAAGAGTGCGGCTTTGTCGAAGTCGCCGAGGCCCCGGGAGCCATACACAACAAGTTCGCAAACTACCGCCGCCAGGGCCGTGACATCGTCATGATGAGATTCACAAACGAAAAAACCCCAGCCTGA
- the murB gene encoding UDP-N-acetylmuramate dehydrogenase produces MKVSQYSSLKDFNSFALDIQTRRLEIASSLADLLRACVDACMSSEATLVLGGGSNVLFTEDFDGTVLINGLKGIEVQETGKEYKLHVAAGESWPALVDWTVAQGFAGLENLALIPGSAGAAPIQNIGAYGVELAQRCDYVDFLSLEDRKVHRLMASDCRFGYRDSIFKGELAGKAIITAIGLTLSKDWQPEISYGPLQSAFAEGQAISASAIRDTVVAIRRAKLPDPALLGNAGSFFKNPTITTEEYEALQARYPNLPGYPLDNKRIKIPAGWLIDKAGWKGYRTGDAGVHAKQALVLVNHGHAKPGELLSLARAIKDDIFGKFAVDLVPEVRLIGASGEIPF; encoded by the coding sequence ATGAAAGTCAGCCAGTATAGCAGTCTGAAGGACTTCAACAGCTTCGCCCTGGATATCCAAACCCGCCGCCTGGAGATCGCTTCCTCCCTTGCCGATCTGCTGCGGGCCTGTGTGGATGCCTGCATGAGTTCCGAGGCCACCCTGGTCCTTGGCGGCGGCTCCAACGTGCTTTTTACCGAAGACTTTGACGGCACCGTGCTGATCAACGGTTTGAAGGGTATTGAGGTGCAGGAGACCGGAAAGGAGTACAAGCTGCATGTGGCGGCCGGGGAGTCCTGGCCGGCGCTGGTTGACTGGACTGTGGCCCAGGGTTTTGCCGGCTTGGAAAACCTGGCCTTGATCCCCGGTTCTGCCGGGGCGGCGCCGATACAGAATATTGGTGCCTATGGCGTGGAGCTGGCCCAGCGTTGTGACTATGTGGACTTCCTCTCCCTTGAAGACCGCAAGGTTCACAGGCTCATGGCCTCGGATTGCCGTTTTGGCTACCGCGACTCCATCTTCAAGGGTGAGCTGGCCGGCAAGGCCATCATCACCGCCATTGGCCTGACCCTGAGCAAGGACTGGCAGCCGGAGATCAGCTATGGTCCCCTGCAGTCGGCTTTTGCCGAAGGCCAGGCCATCAGCGCCTCTGCCATCCGGGATACCGTGGTGGCGATTCGGCGCGCCAAGCTACCGGATCCGGCTTTGCTGGGCAATGCCGGCAGCTTTTTTAAAAATCCAACCATAACGACAGAAGAATACGAGGCGCTGCAGGCGCGCTACCCAAATCTGCCCGGTTACCCGCTGGATAACAAGAGGATAAAAATCCCGGCCGGCTGGTTGATCGACAAGGCAGGTTGGAAGGGGTATCGCACGGGCGATGCCGGTGTCCATGCCAAGCAGGCCCTGGTGCTTGTGAATCATGGTCACGCCAAGCCCGGCGAACTGCTCTCTCTGGCTAGGGCCATCAAGGATGACATCTTCGGCAAGTTCGCCGTGGATCTGGTTCCGGAAGTCAGGCTGATTGGTGCCTCGGGAGAAATTCCCTTTTGA
- the birA gene encoding bifunctional biotin--[acetyl-CoA-carboxylase] ligase/biotin operon repressor BirA: MKTLDPANRLLLRQLADGRFHSGEELGELLKLSRASISKRMAELRRLGLDIFSVKGKGYRLSKPLSLLDEEVLTASLGQEGNVSVFAEVSSTNDVIKELGARDGDLVIAEAQTAGRGRRGNTWHSPFGAHLYFSLQCRLDSNNAAVQGLSLVAGVVIARVLNEHCGDQIRLKWPNDLYAGGRKLGGILVELAGQANGPVNAIIGVGINVNMPDEIGSQVDQPWTDLSRLTGANVDRTALMVACGKALREAMATFAREGLEAFVADWNRLDQFRGQAVVLKSENSEQRGICCGIADDGALILENGEGLHRIYGGELSMRSYDSTFG; this comes from the coding sequence ATGAAAACCTTAGATCCCGCAAACAGGCTGCTGCTGCGGCAGCTGGCCGATGGCCGATTTCACTCCGGTGAAGAACTGGGAGAGCTGCTGAAGCTTTCCCGCGCCTCGATCTCCAAGCGAATGGCGGAACTGCGCCGGCTTGGACTGGATATCTTCAGCGTCAAGGGCAAGGGGTACCGCCTTTCCAAGCCGCTTTCGCTGCTTGATGAGGAAGTACTCACTGCATCCCTGGGGCAGGAAGGCAATGTCAGTGTCTTTGCCGAGGTGAGCTCCACCAATGATGTCATCAAGGAGCTGGGTGCCCGTGATGGCGACCTGGTGATCGCCGAGGCCCAGACGGCGGGCCGTGGCCGCCGTGGCAATACCTGGCACTCCCCCTTTGGTGCCCACCTTTATTTCAGTCTGCAGTGCCGCCTGGATAGCAATAATGCCGCCGTCCAGGGACTCAGCCTGGTGGCCGGGGTGGTGATCGCCCGGGTGCTCAATGAGCACTGTGGTGACCAGATCCGCCTGAAGTGGCCCAACGACCTCTATGCCGGCGGGCGCAAGCTGGGCGGTATCCTGGTGGAACTGGCCGGCCAGGCTAATGGCCCGGTCAATGCCATCATCGGGGTGGGGATCAACGTCAACATGCCGGACGAGATCGGCAGCCAGGTTGATCAGCCCTGGACGGATCTGAGCCGCCTGACCGGTGCCAACGTCGATCGCACGGCGCTGATGGTTGCCTGTGGCAAGGCATTGCGTGAGGCCATGGCCACCTTTGCCCGGGAAGGCCTGGAAGCCTTTGTGGCGGACTGGAACCGCCTTGATCAATTCCGCGGCCAGGCCGTGGTGCTGAAGAGCGAGAACAGTGAACAACGCGGCATCTGCTGCGGCATTGCCGACGACGGCGCCCTGATCCTGGAAAACGGAGAGGGCCTGCACCGCATCTATGGCGGTGAACTTTCCATGAGGAGTTATGACAGCACTTTTGGCTGA
- a CDS encoding type III pantothenate kinase, translated as MTALLAEVGNTYLKAALAGDDGWQYLGRFALGELAEQLADAVPADCQKLVFASVAQDAATHELESFALDQGLAYQRVVTESKAFGVTNAYQDCRRLGVDRWLALVAAHGRYQGPCLVVDIGTAVTLDLVASDGRHLGGWIAPGFQLMSQSVLAKTAQVRSLDDMDQSLAFGDDTGLCLAQGCRAMLHGIIDQGIALAKARLGEELQVVLTGGGSRHLARPLPWQLDERPELVLEGLAVYATR; from the coding sequence ATGACAGCACTTTTGGCTGAAGTAGGGAATACCTACCTGAAGGCAGCCCTGGCCGGTGATGACGGCTGGCAGTATTTGGGCCGTTTCGCCCTGGGCGAGCTGGCCGAGCAGCTGGCCGACGCCGTGCCGGCGGACTGCCAGAAACTGGTATTCGCTTCCGTGGCCCAGGATGCGGCCACCCATGAGCTGGAATCCTTCGCCCTGGACCAGGGTTTGGCCTACCAGCGGGTGGTCACCGAGTCCAAGGCATTTGGTGTCACCAATGCCTACCAGGACTGTCGCCGCCTTGGCGTTGACCGCTGGCTGGCCTTGGTGGCGGCCCACGGCCGCTACCAGGGGCCCTGTCTGGTGGTAGACATAGGTACCGCCGTGACCCTGGACCTGGTGGCATCGGATGGCCGTCACCTGGGCGGCTGGATAGCCCCAGGCTTCCAATTGATGAGCCAATCGGTGCTGGCCAAGACCGCCCAGGTCAGGAGCCTGGACGACATGGACCAGAGCCTCGCCTTTGGTGACGACACCGGCCTGTGCCTGGCCCAGGGCTGCCGGGCCATGCTGCACGGCATCATCGACCAGGGTATCGCCCTTGCCAAGGCGCGTCTTGGCGAGGAACTGCAGGTGGTGTTGACCGGTGGTGGCAGCCGCCACCTGGCCAGGCCATTGCCCTGGCAACTGGACGAAAGGCCAGAACTGGTGCTGGAGGGGCTGGCCGTTTACGCCACCCGCTGA
- the tuf gene encoding elongation factor Tu, which produces MSKEKFERTKPHVNVGTIGHVDHGKTTLTAAITTVLAKTYGGSAKAFDQIDNAPEEKARGITIATSHVEYDTPTRHYAHVDCPGHADYVKNMITGAAQMDGAILVVAATDGPMPQTREHILLARQVGVPYIIVFMNKCDMVDDEELQELVEMEVRELLSAYDFPGDDLPVIKGSALKALEGDAEWEAKVVELGEALDNYIPEPERAIDQPFLLPIEDVFSISGRGTVVTGRVERGIINVGDEIEIVGIKETTKTTCTGVEMFRKLLDEGRAGENVGVLLRGTKRDEVERGQVLAKPGSINPHTKFESEVYVLSKDEGGRHTPFFKGYRPQFYFRTTDITGTIELPEGVEMVMPGDNIQMKVELIAPIAMDEGLRFAIREGGRTVGAGVVAKIIE; this is translated from the coding sequence ATGTCTAAAGAAAAGTTTGAACGTACGAAACCGCACGTTAACGTGGGCACCATCGGCCACGTTGACCACGGTAAAACTACTCTGACCGCTGCCATCACTACCGTTCTGGCCAAGACCTACGGTGGTTCCGCCAAGGCGTTCGACCAGATCGACAACGCTCCGGAAGAAAAGGCCCGTGGTATCACCATCGCGACTTCTCACGTAGAGTACGACACCCCGACCCGTCACTACGCCCACGTAGACTGCCCGGGTCACGCCGACTACGTTAAGAACATGATCACCGGTGCTGCTCAGATGGACGGCGCCATCCTGGTTGTTGCCGCTACCGACGGCCCGATGCCCCAGACTCGCGAGCACATCCTGCTGGCCCGTCAGGTAGGCGTTCCCTACATCATCGTCTTCATGAACAAGTGCGACATGGTAGACGACGAAGAGCTGCAAGAACTGGTTGAGATGGAAGTTCGCGAACTGCTGTCCGCCTACGACTTCCCGGGCGACGACCTGCCGGTCATCAAGGGTTCTGCCCTGAAGGCCCTGGAAGGCGACGCCGAGTGGGAAGCCAAGGTTGTAGAACTGGGCGAAGCCCTGGACAACTACATCCCCGAGCCGGAGCGTGCCATCGATCAGCCGTTCCTGCTGCCCATCGAAGACGTCTTCTCCATCTCCGGCCGTGGTACCGTAGTAACCGGTCGTGTAGAGCGCGGTATCATCAACGTTGGTGACGAAATCGAAATCGTTGGTATCAAAGAGACCACCAAGACCACCTGTACCGGCGTAGAAATGTTCCGCAAGCTGCTGGACGAAGGCCGTGCTGGTGAGAACGTAGGTGTTCTGCTGCGTGGTACCAAGCGTGACGAAGTCGAGCGTGGTCAGGTTCTGGCCAAGCCGGGCTCCATCAACCCGCACACCAAGTTCGAGTCCGAAGTATACGTACTGTCCAAGGACGAAGGTGGCCGTCACACCCCGTTCTTCAAGGGCTACCGTCCGCAGTTCTACTTCCGTACCACCGACATCACCGGTACCATCGAGCTGCCGGAAGGCGTTGAGATGGTAATGCCGGGCGACAACATCCAGATGAAGGTCGAGCTGATCGCGCCGATCGCCATGGACGAAGGTCTGCGCTTCGCTATCCGCGAAGGCGGCCGTACCGTTGGCGCTGGTGTTGTAGCCAAGATCATCGAGTAA
- the secE gene encoding preprotein translocase subunit SecE has protein sequence MNANAEQQQQSNGALDTLLWVVVVAILAGIVVANYFFGEEVHLAVRAGVAVVAFGLAFGLAAMTSKGKEAIGFAKESRTEVRKVVWPTRQETTHTTLIIMAATAVVGLLLWILDGALLRLVGWITGLEI, from the coding sequence ATGAATGCAAATGCCGAACAGCAGCAGCAAAGCAATGGTGCGCTGGATACACTCTTGTGGGTAGTGGTAGTGGCCATACTGGCCGGTATCGTCGTGGCGAACTACTTCTTCGGTGAAGAAGTGCACCTGGCGGTGCGTGCCGGCGTCGCCGTTGTCGCCTTTGGCCTGGCCTTTGGCCTGGCTGCCATGACCAGCAAGGGTAAGGAAGCCATTGGCTTCGCCAAGGAATCCCGTACCGAGGTGCGCAAGGTGGTCTGGCCGACCCGCCAGGAGACCACCCACACTACCTTGATCATCATGGCGGCCACCGCCGTGGTGGGTCTGCTGCTTTGGATCCTCGACGGCGCCCTGTTGCGCCTGGTTGGCTGGATCACTGGACTGGAGATCTAA
- the nusG gene encoding transcription termination/antitermination protein NusG: MTQENMKWYVVQAFSGFESRVAQSLREHIKMHGMEDLFGEVLVPTEEVVEIRAGQKRKSERKFFPGYVLVQMIMNDESWHLVRSVPRVMGFIGGTSDRPAPITDKEAAAILNRLEESTDKPKPKTLFEPGEAVRVIDGPFADFNGVVEEVDYEKSRLKVSVLIFGRSTPVELEFSQVEKG; the protein is encoded by the coding sequence ATGACTCAAGAGAACATGAAATGGTATGTGGTTCAGGCCTTCTCCGGCTTTGAATCCCGTGTCGCGCAGTCCCTGCGTGAGCACATCAAGATGCACGGCATGGAAGATCTGTTTGGCGAAGTACTGGTGCCCACCGAAGAAGTGGTTGAGATCCGTGCCGGCCAGAAGCGCAAGTCCGAGCGCAAGTTCTTCCCCGGCTATGTGCTGGTGCAGATGATCATGAACGACGAGTCCTGGCACCTGGTACGCTCCGTTCCGCGGGTCATGGGCTTCATCGGCGGCACTTCCGATCGGCCGGCGCCCATCACCGACAAGGAAGCGGCCGCCATCCTCAACCGCCTCGAGGAGTCCACCGACAAGCCGAAGCCGAAGACCCTGTTCGAACCGGGCGAAGCCGTTCGTGTTATCGACGGTCCTTTCGCCGATTTCAACGGTGTCGTGGAAGAAGTGGACTACGAAAAGAGCCGCCTGAAGGTGTCTGTACTCATCTTTGGCCGCTCCACGCCGGTGGAACTGGAATTCAGCCAGGTGGAAAAGGGCTAA
- the rplK gene encoding 50S ribosomal protein L11, with protein sequence MAKKVEAYIKLQVAAGMANPSPPVGPALGQHGVNIMEFCKAFNAKTDSLEKGAPVPVVITVYSDRSFTFETKTPPASFLLKKAAGIKSGSSKPHVDKVGTVNRAQLEEIAKMKEPDLTAADMDAAVRTIAGSARSMGLVVED encoded by the coding sequence ATGGCTAAGAAAGTAGAAGCCTACATCAAGCTGCAGGTTGCAGCTGGTATGGCTAACCCGAGTCCGCCGGTTGGTCCCGCCCTGGGTCAGCACGGTGTTAACATCATGGAATTCTGTAAGGCCTTCAACGCCAAGACCGATTCCCTGGAAAAAGGTGCTCCGGTACCCGTTGTTATCACCGTATACAGCGATCGTTCCTTCACTTTTGAAACCAAGACTCCGCCCGCTTCCTTCCTGCTGAAGAAGGCTGCCGGTATCAAGAGTGGTTCCTCCAAGCCGCACGTTGACAAGGTTGGTACCGTAAACCGTGCCCAGCTGGAAGAAATCGCCAAGATGAAAGAGCCGGATCTGACCGCTGCCGATATGGACGCCGCTGTGCGCACCATCGCCGGTTCCGCTCGTTCCATGGGCCTGGTAGTTGAGGACTAA